A genomic window from Aethina tumida isolate Nest 87 chromosome 4, icAetTumi1.1, whole genome shotgun sequence includes:
- the LOC109594292 gene encoding protein D3 isoform X2 — protein sequence MHFFREIRSILLIFILTIIFSCAPLNYIKEMLDDHIVPDSIDEAPSSKLTITFDNDVEVNFGEELTPTQVKNKPEVSWDADHSKFYLLSMTDPDAPSRDDPKFREYNHWLVGNIPGDEIDSAAADVLHPFQSSGPPKGTGLHRYVFLVYEQKEKLNFKEPRGTEFSRANRKNFSIRDFAKKYKLGNPVAGNYYQSQWDKYVEERNKKFSD from the exons ATGCATTTCTTTAGAGAAAtaagaagtattttattaatatttattttaacgattatatttagttgtgcaccattaaattacatcaaagag ATGTTGGATGACCATATCGTTCCGGACTCGATTGACGAGGCTCCATCCTCGAAGTTGACCATAACTTTCGACAACGACGTAGAAGTGAACTTCGGCGAAGAACTGACACCCACCCAAGTCAAAAACAAACCTGAAGTTTCATGGGATGCGGATCATTCCAAATTCTACCTTTTGTCAATGACAGATCCTGATGCTCCAAGTCGTGATGACCCAAAATTTAGAGAGTACAATCACTGGTTGGTGGGAAATATTCCTGGAGATGAGATAGATTCTGCTGCAGCAGATGTCCTGCATCCATTTCAGAGCTCGGGACCCCCAAAGGGCACGGGATTACATAG ATATGTCTTCTTGGTGTATGAGCAAAAGGAAAAGTTGAACTTTAAGGAGCCAAGAGGTACGGAATTTTCGAGggcaaatagaaaaaatttctCTATACGTGACTTcgccaaaaaatataaattgggtAATCCAGTTGCTGGAAATTATTATCAGTCGCAATGGGATAAATACGTCGAAGAAAGGAACAAGAAATTCAGtgactaa
- the LOC109594321 gene encoding uncharacterized protein LOC109594321: protein MISKKEYILTRPWQERKYAYHRRKVQSAVPAIDNKPPAMRPHVSLKLKKQQKEKERTKQIEWENFLLLQRLNYITRTNRVDNYWKTPQPGFLNRVGLYNNGIYTIEDEDSGVSDIDSDAESSRKSRCSACRPKREKNIQIPEERIPWEPEKKPTGRIRSKSVPARKTGLPSIKEEQPQKHRPKTTSHKKDELVEIKSDFDKKHGQSLIITRGCLKLCVKIPPDTTVKFQNGTKQQTLSRGLCSCKALSGPH, encoded by the exons atgatatccaaaaaagaatatattttaacacggCCTTGGCAAGAAAGAAAATACGCATATCACAGAAGAAAg gtCCAGAGTGCGGTCCCTGCTATTGATAATAAACCTCCTGCAATGCGACCTCATGTTAGTTTAAAGTTGAAAAAGCAGCAAAAGGAAAAGGAAAGAACGAAGCAAATTGAGTGGGAAAATTTCCTTTTATTGCAAAGGTTAAATTATATCACACGTACTAATCGCGTCGATAATTATTGGAAAACACCTCAACCAgg atttttaaaccGAGTTGGTTTGTACAATAATGGAATTTACACCATTGAAGATGAAGATTCAGGAGTATCGGATATTGACTCTGATGCAGAATCTTCAAGAAAATCGCGATGCTCCGCTTGTAGACCAAAAAGggagaaaaatatacag ATTCCCGAGGAAAGGATACCTTGGGAACCAGAAAAGAAGCCGACCGGAAGAATTAGAAGTAAATCAGTTCCTGCAAGAAAAACAGGCTTGCcctcaataaaagaagaacaaCCACAGAAACATCGTCCAAAAACTACTTCTCATAAAAAAGACGAGTTAGTTGAAATTAAAAGCGATTTTGACAAAAAACATGGgcaaagtttaataataaccaGAGGATGTTTGAAACTTTGTGTCAAAATTCCTCCAGATACTACTGTCAAGTTCCAAAATGGAACAAAGCAACAAACTCTATCAAGAGGGCTATGCAGTTGCAAAGCACTTTCTGGTCCtcattaa
- the LOC109594322 gene encoding immunoglobulin-binding protein 1b, protein MANKIDSVSNQIREENLEDAQTLSALFDEGLELYNQIGNNQKPSNSPEFQMDVKKAINIFERSTRLVSITDLFSSNEGIEEIATNDLKYFLLPALLGSLTMRITSGDRKQIVFCSEIYFKDFLKRTNDYGLSNYAFHSQDPDTSKSNTPKTELEIITTSVNVRANKIQRFNEQKELKAKLENLKKNMNNENIDDEVKRNFYLTLIKLFIHEATDELDSIEMEKPILEHMANLKDEGSSKPLKRPPAPLMPTIILTRDQVQKAVYGAGYPSLPTYTVQEFYDKRVADGIFPDPNKKKSPENMSLQEKALAGLSITDEDKEQTQEEKLVEDDDDENLARMRARDEFKDDHRRGWGNRMNRS, encoded by the exons ATGGCAAATAAGATTGATTCTGTGTCAAACCAGATCAGAGAAGAGAATTTGGAAGATGCCCAAACTTTATCTGCGCTGTTTGATGAAGGTTTGGAACTCTACAATCAAATAGGAAATAATCAAAAACCTTCCAACAGTCCAGAATTCCaa atgGATGTGAAGAAggccataaatatatttgaaagatCTACGAGATTAGTATCAATAACAGATTTGTTCAGTTCAAATGAAGGTATTGAAGAAATTGCAACAAATGATCTGAAGTACTTTTTGTTACCAGCATTATTAGGATCATTAACAATGAGAATTACTTCTGGGGACCGAAAACAGATAGTCTTCTGTTCAGagatttatttcaaagattttCTAAAACGAACTAATGACTATGGTTTGAGTAATTATGCTTTTCACAGTCAAGATCCTGATACAAGTAAATCGAATACCCcaaaaactgaacttgaaatTATAACAACTTCAGTAAATGTTCGTGCAAATAAAATCCAGagatttaatgaacaaaaggAACTGAAAGCAAAACtggaaaatttgaagaaaaatatgaataatgaaaatattgatgatgaagtaaaacgaaatttctatttaactttaattaaattgtttatacatGAGGCTACAGATGAACTAGACAGTATTGAAATGGAGAAACCAATCCTGGAACATATGGCTAATTTGAAGGATGAAGGCTCTTCAAAACCTTTAAAGAGACCACCAGCTCCACTAATGCCCACAATTATTCTCACCAGGGATCAAGTTCAAAAAGCTGTTTATGGGGCTGGTTATCCTTCCTTGCCAACTTATACTGTTCAggaattttatgataaaagagTTGCAGATG gtATTTTCCCTGATCCCAACAAAAAGAAGTCACCTGAAAACATGAGTCTACAAGAAAAAGCTCTGGCAGGGCTCTCTATCACTGATGAAGATAAAGAACAGACTCAAGAAGAGAAATTAGTtgaagatgatgatgatgaaaaCTTGGCAAGAATGAGGGCAAGAGATGAATTCAAGGATGATCATAGAAGGGGATGGGGAAACAGAATGAATAGGAGTTAG
- the LOC109594266 gene encoding sperm-associated antigen 1, producing MTQLSEDLRKLAQDHQPEPESSSQNLLSKYGIPIQNLDFAYINKCENVKELRKIYEILQSGEEGYYPQLMKCAEDRLALLNPNCDLLRKKCPIINLHELDSEEQKAISSDLKDWLNDISRNNKELENRKSNTIHCDTDVRQCKDLKFNQLNNKPSQKRINSTDYQSWDKYDPDTEIMKQELEEERLKKEMKQKEEEAKAKPKKSITFNKFSTEAEAIFMSNREREKGNEYFKVGDYDEALQCYNNSIKCKKTIHNLNNRAVTYFKLKNYNEALKDCEAVLALDGHNEKALLRKAEILNCLGKHLEANGTVNSLIRVNPNNVRAQELSNSLQAKCVVEKKRPTRMVIEEVSDDEDDD from the exons atgacacAGCTGTCGGAAGATTTAAGGAAGTTGGCGCAAGATCATCAACCGGAGCCCGAGTCTTCGAGTCAAAATCTTCTAAGCAAATATGGAATACCAATACAAAATCTGGATTTCGCATACATCAACAAATGCGAAAATGTTAAAGAGTTACGaaaaatatacgaaatttTGCAATCCGGCGAAGAGGGATATTATCCACAGCTGATGAAATGTGCTGAAGACCGATTGGCACTACTTAATCCAAACTGCGACCTATTAAGAAAG aaatgtccaataattaatttacatgagTTAGACTCAGAGGAGCAAAAAGCGATATCTTCAGATTTGAAAGATTGGCTTAACGATATCTCCAGAAACAACAAAGAGCTGGAAAATCGTAAATCCAACACAATACATTGTGATACTGATGTTAGACAAtgcaaagatttaaaatttaatcaattgaaCAACAAACCAAGCCAGAAACGTATAAACTCCACTGATTACCAATCTTGGGATAAATACGACCCCGATACGGAGATTATGAAACAAGAGTTGGAGGAAGAAAGACTTAAAAAGGAAATGAAACAAAAGGAAGAGGAGGCTAAGGCAAAACCGAAAAAATCTATTacgttcaataaattttctaccGAAGCTGAAGcaatttttatgtcgaatcGTGAGAGGGAAAAGGgtaatgaatatttcaaagttGGCGACTACGATGAAGCCCTACAATGTTACAATAAcagtataaaatgtaaaaagacaattcacaatttaaacaaCAGAGCCgtcacttattttaaattgaaaaattacaacGAAGCGTTAAAAGATTGCGAAGCTGTCCTAGCTTTGGACGGGCACAATGAGAAAGCTTTACTGAGAAAagctgaaattttaaattgtttaggaaAGCACCTAGAAGCAAATGGAACAGTGAACTCTTTGATAAGGGTCAATCCCAATAATGTTAGAGCTCAAGAATTGTCCAACAGTTTACAGGCAAAATGCGTGGTAGAGAAAAAAAGACCTACACGTATGGTTATTGAAGAAGTATCCGATGATGAAGATgatgattaa
- the LOC109594282 gene encoding uncharacterized protein LOC109594282 has product MAITLKLVSIIGIISVANAADSFHLRYRREAGAVPSYTPDTYEQAPVDSYELPPQLPLTFELPREEPASVPFYSPEPSTDLRAPQYVANVPDYYQSPIPSQELVAPVETQWNPNNDPKFYYEVPALLTKQQLPTNAYPKKYNKDLHSKEKPYSSKPKTEITLEPINEAEYILKQKDLHKSFEKLAKKENQKQIQPQQAV; this is encoded by the exons ATGGCGATTACATTGAAACTG GTGTCAATTATAGGGATAATTTCTGTAGCAAATGCCGCCGACTCCTTCCACTTAAGATACCGAAGAGAAGCAGGGGCAGTCCCCAGCTACACTCCAGACACTTACGAGCAGGCTCCGGTGGACTCCTACGAATTACCCCCACAATTACCCTTAACATTCGAACTTCCGAGGGAAGAGCCGGCGTCCGTTCCTTTCTACAGCCCCGAACCCAGCACTGATCTCAGGGCACCACAATACGTGGCCAACGTGCCAGATTATTACCAATCTCCCATCCCATCCCAAGAACTGGTTGCCCCAGTCGAAACCCAGTGGAACCCAAACAACGATCCCAAGTTTTACTACGAAGTGCCCGCCTTGCTGACCAAGCAACAGCTTCCCACAAACGCCTACCCGAAGAAGTACAACAAAGACCTCCACAGCAAAGAAAAACCATACTCCTCAAAACCCAAAACGGAAATCACCTTGGAACCGATCAATGAAGCCGAATACATTTTGAAGCAGAAAGATCTGCATAAAAGTTTCGAGAAACTAGCCAAAAAGGAGAACCAAAAACAAATCCAG ccaCAACAGGCAGTTTAG
- the LOC109594292 gene encoding protein D3 isoform X3, with protein MLDDHIVPDSIDEAPSSKLTITFDNDVEVNFGEELTPTQVKNKPEVSWDADHSKFYLLSMTDPDAPSRDDPKFREYNHWLVGNIPGDEIDSAAADVLHPFQSSGPPKGTGLHRYVFLVYEQKEKLNFKEPRGTEFSRANRKNFSIRDFAKKYKLGNPVAGNYYQSQWDKYVEERNKKFSD; from the exons ATGTTGGATGACCATATCGTTCCGGACTCGATTGACGAGGCTCCATCCTCGAAGTTGACCATAACTTTCGACAACGACGTAGAAGTGAACTTCGGCGAAGAACTGACACCCACCCAAGTCAAAAACAAACCTGAAGTTTCATGGGATGCGGATCATTCCAAATTCTACCTTTTGTCAATGACAGATCCTGATGCTCCAAGTCGTGATGACCCAAAATTTAGAGAGTACAATCACTGGTTGGTGGGAAATATTCCTGGAGATGAGATAGATTCTGCTGCAGCAGATGTCCTGCATCCATTTCAGAGCTCGGGACCCCCAAAGGGCACGGGATTACATAG ATATGTCTTCTTGGTGTATGAGCAAAAGGAAAAGTTGAACTTTAAGGAGCCAAGAGGTACGGAATTTTCGAGggcaaatagaaaaaatttctCTATACGTGACTTcgccaaaaaatataaattgggtAATCCAGTTGCTGGAAATTATTATCAGTCGCAATGGGATAAATACGTCGAAGAAAGGAACAAGAAATTCAGtgactaa
- the LOC109594320 gene encoding NADH dehydrogenase [ubiquinone] flavoprotein 1, mitochondrial: MTVVCQCQNKMAGMAVRFTNLTKNCYGAIAPVLGNGQVAFYSAPPPGTPPPQTKTKFGPLADEDRIFTNLYGKHEWRLKGALQRGDWYKTKEILLKGSDWIINEIKVSGLRGRGGAGFPSGMKWSFMNKPDDGRPKYLVVNADEGEPGTCKDREIMRHDPHKLVEGCLIAGRAMGAKAAYIYIRGEFYNEASNMQVAIAEAYQAGLLGKNACGSGYDFDVYMHRGAGAYICGEETALIESIEGKQGKPRLKPPFPADVGVFGCPTTVTNVETVAVSPTICRRGGTWFASFGRTRNSGTKLFNISGHVNRPCTVEEEMSIPLKELIELHAGGVTGGWDNLLAIIPGGSSTPLIPKKVCEDVLMDFDGLVAAQTSLGTAAIIVMNKQTDIVKAIARLIMFYKHESCGQCTPCREGINWMNKIMYRFVDGNAKPEEIDMLWELSKQIEGHTICALGDGAAWPVQGLIRHFRPELEERMRIFKQNNPEAKECAN; this comes from the exons ATGACAGTTGTCTGCCAATGTCAAAATAAGATGGCAGGGATGGCAGTTCGATTCACAAATTTAACGAAAAATTGTTACG GGGCCATAGCTCCAGTTCTTGGAAATGGCCAAGTGGCATTCTATTCAGCGCCACCGCCAGGAACACCACCACCCCAGACAAAAACCAAATTTGGACCATTGGCTGATGAAGACCGTATATTTACCAACTTGTATGGTAAACATGAATGGAGGCTTAAAGGCGCCTTGCAACGCGGCGATTGGTATAAAACCAAGGAAATCCTACTTAAAGGATCAGACTGGATAATTA atgAAATTAAGGTATCTGGTCTTCGAGGTCGTGGCGGAGCCGGTTTTCCCTCTGGCATGAAATGGTCATTCATGAATAAACCCGACGACGGCCGCCCAAAATATTTAGTAGTAAATGCTGATGAGGGTGAACCTGGAACTTGTAAAGACAGAGAGATTATGAGACATGATCCTCATAAATTGGTTGAAGGTTGTTTAATTGCTGGCAGAGCTATGGGGGCTAAAGCtgcttatatttatattagagGAGAGTTTTATAATGAGGCTTCAAACATGCAAGTAGCCATCGCAGAG GCTTACCAAGCTGGTCTGTTGGGCAAGAATGCGTGCGGCTCCGGTTACGATTTCGACGTGTACATGCATCGAGGCGCCGGCGCTTACATCTGCGGTGAGGAGACCGCCCTTATCGAGTCCATTGAAGGTAAACAGGGTAAGCCACGTCTAAAGCCTCCATTCCCTGCTGATGTCGGTGTTTTTGGCTGTCCCACAACTGTAACCAATGTCGAAACGGTCGCTGTTTCTCCT ACGATTTGTAGGCGTGGAGGTACGTGGTTCGCCTCATTCGGTAGAACCCGTAACTCTGGAACgaaattgtttaacatttcTGGGCACGTAAATAGACCTTGCACAGTTGAAGAGGAAATGAGTATTCCTTTGAAGGAACTCATCGAACTCCACGCTGGTGGTGTAACTGGGGGCTGGGATAATCTTTTGGCCATCATTCCAGGAGGTTCTTCAACACCTCTTATCCCAAAAAA AGTTTGCGAGGATGTGTTGATGGACTTTGACGGTTTAGTAGCAGCTCAAACCAGTTTGGGAACTGCTGCCATTATCGTCATGAATAAACAAACCGATATTGTTAAAGCAATTGCCAGGTTAATCATGTTCTACAAACATGAATCTTGTGGACAATGTACTCCTTGCAGAGAAG GAATCAACTGGATGAACAAGATAATGTACAGATTCGTTGATGGCAATGCAAAACCAGAAGAAATCGACATGTTATGGGAGTTGAGCAAACAAATTGAAGGACACACAATCTGTGCTTTGGGTGATGGTGCAGCATGGCCAGTGCAAGGTTTAATCAGACACTTTAGACCAGAATTGGAGGAAAGAATGAGGATTTTCAAACAGAATAACCCAGAAGCAAAGGAATgtgctaattaa
- the LOC109594292 gene encoding protein D3 isoform X1: MHFFREIRSILLIFILTIIFSCAPLNYIKEKMLDDHIVPDSIDEAPSSKLTITFDNDVEVNFGEELTPTQVKNKPEVSWDADHSKFYLLSMTDPDAPSRDDPKFREYNHWLVGNIPGDEIDSAAADVLHPFQSSGPPKGTGLHRYVFLVYEQKEKLNFKEPRGTEFSRANRKNFSIRDFAKKYKLGNPVAGNYYQSQWDKYVEERNKKFSD; this comes from the exons ATGCATTTCTTTAGAGAAAtaagaagtattttattaatatttattttaacgattatatttagttgtgcaccattaaattacatcaaagag AAGATGTTGGATGACCATATCGTTCCGGACTCGATTGACGAGGCTCCATCCTCGAAGTTGACCATAACTTTCGACAACGACGTAGAAGTGAACTTCGGCGAAGAACTGACACCCACCCAAGTCAAAAACAAACCTGAAGTTTCATGGGATGCGGATCATTCCAAATTCTACCTTTTGTCAATGACAGATCCTGATGCTCCAAGTCGTGATGACCCAAAATTTAGAGAGTACAATCACTGGTTGGTGGGAAATATTCCTGGAGATGAGATAGATTCTGCTGCAGCAGATGTCCTGCATCCATTTCAGAGCTCGGGACCCCCAAAGGGCACGGGATTACATAG ATATGTCTTCTTGGTGTATGAGCAAAAGGAAAAGTTGAACTTTAAGGAGCCAAGAGGTACGGAATTTTCGAGggcaaatagaaaaaatttctCTATACGTGACTTcgccaaaaaatataaattgggtAATCCAGTTGCTGGAAATTATTATCAGTCGCAATGGGATAAATACGTCGAAGAAAGGAACAAGAAATTCAGtgactaa